Proteins found in one Takifugu rubripes chromosome 15, fTakRub1.2, whole genome shotgun sequence genomic segment:
- the LOC105416178 gene encoding zinc finger X-chromosomal protein isoform X3, with translation MRVVPAGRSLLWNFKRLCWYQKVKGKAWQFTETCVMALDGEEEGVAMGDIPEDGLDHEQQEDDQDGCGDYLMISLDEAGKMVSEDGTEVTVEGAVEDQEVEKDEDGQEVIKVYIFKADSGEDDMGESVDISDGDTESVALTEASGQTLREKMVYMSVGDSHHSQGNHSAEDSESCENRNGAASALLHIDESEGVDDIGRQRSKNKRRSEHRQVQTAIIIGPYGQPLTVYPCMLCGKKFKSRGFLKRHTKNHHQDVLTRKKYQCTDCDFTTNKKASLHNHMEVHALSSKAPFECEMCGKEFHQQAALFSHRLQHHHREPKTQPPPTPTKMHKCKFCDYETAEQGLLNRHLLAVHSKSFPHICVECGKGFRHPSELKKHMRTHTGEKPYSCLYCDYKSADSSNLKTHIKTKHSKEMPYKCERCFQTFAEEEELMQHGLTHEENKTHLCAHCDHKSSNSSDLKRHIISVHTKDYPHKCAVCGKGFHRPSELKKHSMSHRTKKLHQCRHCNYKNADPFVLSRHILSVHTKEQQASPEKTEVKRTETHTPVATPKKAASTASGASNAKGRVSAASLASSVTVVIGKGQKERRIYQCQYCDYSTGDASGFKRHVISIHTKDYPHRCEICSKGFRRPSEKNQHIMRHHKDVVQTD, from the exons ATGAGGGTGGTGCCGGCGGGCAGGAGTTTGTTGTGGAACTTCAAGAGACTGTGTTGGTATCAGAAGGTGAAGGGGAAAGCATGGCAGTTCACAG AAACCTGTGTGATGGCTCtggatggtgaggaggaaggTGTCGCCATGGGAGACATCCCTGAAGATGGTTTGGACCacgagcagcaggaggatgatCAAGATGGCTGCGGGGATTATCTAATGATATCCT TGGATGAAGCTGGGAAAATGGTGTCTGAGGATGGAACGGAGGTAACGGTGGAGGGAGCGGTGGAGgaccaggaggtggagaaggacgAGGATGGCCAGGAGGTGATAAAAGTGTACATCTTCAAGGCTGATTCAGGGGAGGATGACATGG GAGAATCGGTTGACATCAGTGACGGAGACACTGAAAGTGTGGCGTTAACTGAGGCTTCAGGCCAAACGCTGAGAGAGAAGATGGTTTACATGTCTGTCGGGGATTCCCATCACAGTCAAGGAAACCACA GTGCTGAGGACAGCGAGAGTTGTGAAAACCGAAACGGGGCAGCCAGCGCACTGTTGCATATCGATGAGTCCGAGGGCGTTGACGACATCGGCAGACAGCGGAGCAAGAACAAGAGGAGATCTGAGCACCGACAGGTACAGACAG CCATCATCATCGGTCCGTATGGTCAGCCATTGACGGTTTACCCCTGCATGCTTTGTGGCAAAAAGTTCAAGTCACGAGGTTTCCTGAAGCGTCACACCAAGAATCATCACCAGGATGTTCTGACGCGGAAGAAGTATCAATGTACAGACTGTGACTTCACCACCAACAAGAAAGCCAGCCTCCACAACCACATGGAAGTGCATGCCCTCAGCAGCAAGGCCCCCTTTGAGTGTGAAATGTGCGGTAAGGAGTTCCACCAGCAGGCGGCACTGTTTTCCCACAGATTGCAGCATCACCACAGAGAGCCTAAGACCCAACCGCCTCCTACGCCTACTAAGATGCATAAATGCAAGTTCTGTGACTATGAAACTGCTGAGCAAGGACTGCTCAATCGCCACTTGTTAGCCGTTCATAGCAAAAGCTtccctcacatctgtgtggaaTGTGGGAAAGGTTTCCGGCACCCGTCAGAGTTAAAgaaacacatgcgcacgcacaccgGCGAAAAGCCTTACTCTTGCCTGTATTGTGACTACAAGTCTGCAGATTCCTCCAATCTAAAAACGCACATTAAGACTAAGCATAGCAAAGAGATGCCCTACAAATGCGAGCGCTGCTTTCAGACTTTTGCCGAAGAGGAGGAATTAATGCAGCACGGACTAACGCACGAAGAGAATAAGACCCACCTTTGTGCCCACTGTGATCACAAAAGTTCCAATTCCAGTGACTTGAAACGCCATATCATATCTGTTCACACCAAGGACTACCCACACAAATGTGCCGTTTGTGGGAAAGGCTTCCACCGACcgtctgaactgaagaagcacTCTATGTCGCATCGAACCAAGAAACTCCATCAATGTCGGCATTGTAATTACAAAAATGCGGATCCCTTTGTTCTCAGCCGTCACATCTTGTCTGTCCACACGAAAGAACAGCAGGCCTCTCCTGAAAAGACCGAGGTTAAGAGGACAGAGACGCATACTCCCGTAGCGACGCCTAAAAAGGCCGCATCCACTGCCTCCGGTGCTTCTAACGCAAAGGGCAGAGTGAGTGCAGCCAGTTTGGCCAGCAGCGTGACTGTAGTCATTGgcaaaggacagaaagagaggaggatctATCAATGCCAGTACTGCGACTACAGCACGGGGGACGCGTCGGGGTTCAAGCGCCACGTCATTTCCATTCACACAAAAGACTACCCGCATCGTTGTGAGATCTGTTCAAAAGGCTTCCGGAGGCCTTCTGAGAAGAACCAGCATATCATGCGTCACCACAAAGACGTGGTGCAGACGGACTGA
- the LOC105416178 gene encoding zinc finger autosomal protein isoform X2 yields the protein MDEDVTRLAIHSEEPKIILHGSDEGGAGGQEFVVELQETVLVSEGEGESMAVHRFAPDELVIQDAVEDVVSEYVHCDEDEDVAVETCVMALDGEEEGVAMGDIPEDGLDHEQQEDDQDGCGDYLMISLDEAGKMVSEDGTEVTVEGAVEDQEVEKDEDGQEVIKVYIFKADSGEDDMGAEDSESCENRNGAASALLHIDESEGVDDIGRQRSKNKRRSEHRQVQTAIIIGPYGQPLTVYPCMLCGKKFKSRGFLKRHTKNHHQDVLTRKKYQCTDCDFTTNKKASLHNHMEVHALSSKAPFECEMCGKEFHQQAALFSHRLQHHHREPKTQPPPTPTKMHKCKFCDYETAEQGLLNRHLLAVHSKSFPHICVECGKGFRHPSELKKHMRTHTGEKPYSCLYCDYKSADSSNLKTHIKTKHSKEMPYKCERCFQTFAEEEELMQHGLTHEENKTHLCAHCDHKSSNSSDLKRHIISVHTKDYPHKCAVCGKGFHRPSELKKHSMSHRTKKLHQCRHCNYKNADPFVLSRHILSVHTKEQQASPEKTEVKRTETHTPVATPKKAASTASGASNAKGRVSAASLASSVTVVIGKGQKERRIYQCQYCDYSTGDASGFKRHVISIHTKDYPHRCEICSKGFRRPSEKNQHIMRHHKDVVQTD from the exons ATGGATGAAGATGTCACCAGGCTTGCAATACATTCTGAGGAGCCTAAAATAATATTACACGGATCGG ATGAGGGTGGTGCCGGCGGGCAGGAGTTTGTTGTGGAACTTCAAGAGACTGTGTTGGTATCAGAAGGTGAAGGGGAAAGCATGGCAGTTCACAGGTTTGCCCCAGATGAGCTAGTCATCCAGGATGCTGTTGAGGATGTGGTTTCTGAGTATGTGCACTGCGATGAAGACGAAGATGTTGCTGTAGAAACCTGTGTGATGGCTCtggatggtgaggaggaaggTGTCGCCATGGGAGACATCCCTGAAGATGGTTTGGACCacgagcagcaggaggatgatCAAGATGGCTGCGGGGATTATCTAATGATATCCT TGGATGAAGCTGGGAAAATGGTGTCTGAGGATGGAACGGAGGTAACGGTGGAGGGAGCGGTGGAGgaccaggaggtggagaaggacgAGGATGGCCAGGAGGTGATAAAAGTGTACATCTTCAAGGCTGATTCAGGGGAGGATGACATGG GTGCTGAGGACAGCGAGAGTTGTGAAAACCGAAACGGGGCAGCCAGCGCACTGTTGCATATCGATGAGTCCGAGGGCGTTGACGACATCGGCAGACAGCGGAGCAAGAACAAGAGGAGATCTGAGCACCGACAGGTACAGACAG CCATCATCATCGGTCCGTATGGTCAGCCATTGACGGTTTACCCCTGCATGCTTTGTGGCAAAAAGTTCAAGTCACGAGGTTTCCTGAAGCGTCACACCAAGAATCATCACCAGGATGTTCTGACGCGGAAGAAGTATCAATGTACAGACTGTGACTTCACCACCAACAAGAAAGCCAGCCTCCACAACCACATGGAAGTGCATGCCCTCAGCAGCAAGGCCCCCTTTGAGTGTGAAATGTGCGGTAAGGAGTTCCACCAGCAGGCGGCACTGTTTTCCCACAGATTGCAGCATCACCACAGAGAGCCTAAGACCCAACCGCCTCCTACGCCTACTAAGATGCATAAATGCAAGTTCTGTGACTATGAAACTGCTGAGCAAGGACTGCTCAATCGCCACTTGTTAGCCGTTCATAGCAAAAGCTtccctcacatctgtgtggaaTGTGGGAAAGGTTTCCGGCACCCGTCAGAGTTAAAgaaacacatgcgcacgcacaccgGCGAAAAGCCTTACTCTTGCCTGTATTGTGACTACAAGTCTGCAGATTCCTCCAATCTAAAAACGCACATTAAGACTAAGCATAGCAAAGAGATGCCCTACAAATGCGAGCGCTGCTTTCAGACTTTTGCCGAAGAGGAGGAATTAATGCAGCACGGACTAACGCACGAAGAGAATAAGACCCACCTTTGTGCCCACTGTGATCACAAAAGTTCCAATTCCAGTGACTTGAAACGCCATATCATATCTGTTCACACCAAGGACTACCCACACAAATGTGCCGTTTGTGGGAAAGGCTTCCACCGACcgtctgaactgaagaagcacTCTATGTCGCATCGAACCAAGAAACTCCATCAATGTCGGCATTGTAATTACAAAAATGCGGATCCCTTTGTTCTCAGCCGTCACATCTTGTCTGTCCACACGAAAGAACAGCAGGCCTCTCCTGAAAAGACCGAGGTTAAGAGGACAGAGACGCATACTCCCGTAGCGACGCCTAAAAAGGCCGCATCCACTGCCTCCGGTGCTTCTAACGCAAAGGGCAGAGTGAGTGCAGCCAGTTTGGCCAGCAGCGTGACTGTAGTCATTGgcaaaggacagaaagagaggaggatctATCAATGCCAGTACTGCGACTACAGCACGGGGGACGCGTCGGGGTTCAAGCGCCACGTCATTTCCATTCACACAAAAGACTACCCGCATCGTTGTGAGATCTGTTCAAAAGGCTTCCGGAGGCCTTCTGAGAAGAACCAGCATATCATGCGTCACCACAAAGACGTGGTGCAGACGGACTGA
- the LOC105416178 gene encoding zinc finger X-chromosomal protein isoform X1, translated as MDEDVTRLAIHSEEPKIILHGSDEGGAGGQEFVVELQETVLVSEGEGESMAVHRFAPDELVIQDAVEDVVSEYVHCDEDEDVAVETCVMALDGEEEGVAMGDIPEDGLDHEQQEDDQDGCGDYLMISLDEAGKMVSEDGTEVTVEGAVEDQEVEKDEDGQEVIKVYIFKADSGEDDMGESVDISDGDTESVALTEASGQTLREKMVYMSVGDSHHSQGNHSAEDSESCENRNGAASALLHIDESEGVDDIGRQRSKNKRRSEHRQVQTAIIIGPYGQPLTVYPCMLCGKKFKSRGFLKRHTKNHHQDVLTRKKYQCTDCDFTTNKKASLHNHMEVHALSSKAPFECEMCGKEFHQQAALFSHRLQHHHREPKTQPPPTPTKMHKCKFCDYETAEQGLLNRHLLAVHSKSFPHICVECGKGFRHPSELKKHMRTHTGEKPYSCLYCDYKSADSSNLKTHIKTKHSKEMPYKCERCFQTFAEEEELMQHGLTHEENKTHLCAHCDHKSSNSSDLKRHIISVHTKDYPHKCAVCGKGFHRPSELKKHSMSHRTKKLHQCRHCNYKNADPFVLSRHILSVHTKEQQASPEKTEVKRTETHTPVATPKKAASTASGASNAKGRVSAASLASSVTVVIGKGQKERRIYQCQYCDYSTGDASGFKRHVISIHTKDYPHRCEICSKGFRRPSEKNQHIMRHHKDVVQTD; from the exons ATGGATGAAGATGTCACCAGGCTTGCAATACATTCTGAGGAGCCTAAAATAATATTACACGGATCGG ATGAGGGTGGTGCCGGCGGGCAGGAGTTTGTTGTGGAACTTCAAGAGACTGTGTTGGTATCAGAAGGTGAAGGGGAAAGCATGGCAGTTCACAGGTTTGCCCCAGATGAGCTAGTCATCCAGGATGCTGTTGAGGATGTGGTTTCTGAGTATGTGCACTGCGATGAAGACGAAGATGTTGCTGTAGAAACCTGTGTGATGGCTCtggatggtgaggaggaaggTGTCGCCATGGGAGACATCCCTGAAGATGGTTTGGACCacgagcagcaggaggatgatCAAGATGGCTGCGGGGATTATCTAATGATATCCT TGGATGAAGCTGGGAAAATGGTGTCTGAGGATGGAACGGAGGTAACGGTGGAGGGAGCGGTGGAGgaccaggaggtggagaaggacgAGGATGGCCAGGAGGTGATAAAAGTGTACATCTTCAAGGCTGATTCAGGGGAGGATGACATGG GAGAATCGGTTGACATCAGTGACGGAGACACTGAAAGTGTGGCGTTAACTGAGGCTTCAGGCCAAACGCTGAGAGAGAAGATGGTTTACATGTCTGTCGGGGATTCCCATCACAGTCAAGGAAACCACA GTGCTGAGGACAGCGAGAGTTGTGAAAACCGAAACGGGGCAGCCAGCGCACTGTTGCATATCGATGAGTCCGAGGGCGTTGACGACATCGGCAGACAGCGGAGCAAGAACAAGAGGAGATCTGAGCACCGACAGGTACAGACAG CCATCATCATCGGTCCGTATGGTCAGCCATTGACGGTTTACCCCTGCATGCTTTGTGGCAAAAAGTTCAAGTCACGAGGTTTCCTGAAGCGTCACACCAAGAATCATCACCAGGATGTTCTGACGCGGAAGAAGTATCAATGTACAGACTGTGACTTCACCACCAACAAGAAAGCCAGCCTCCACAACCACATGGAAGTGCATGCCCTCAGCAGCAAGGCCCCCTTTGAGTGTGAAATGTGCGGTAAGGAGTTCCACCAGCAGGCGGCACTGTTTTCCCACAGATTGCAGCATCACCACAGAGAGCCTAAGACCCAACCGCCTCCTACGCCTACTAAGATGCATAAATGCAAGTTCTGTGACTATGAAACTGCTGAGCAAGGACTGCTCAATCGCCACTTGTTAGCCGTTCATAGCAAAAGCTtccctcacatctgtgtggaaTGTGGGAAAGGTTTCCGGCACCCGTCAGAGTTAAAgaaacacatgcgcacgcacaccgGCGAAAAGCCTTACTCTTGCCTGTATTGTGACTACAAGTCTGCAGATTCCTCCAATCTAAAAACGCACATTAAGACTAAGCATAGCAAAGAGATGCCCTACAAATGCGAGCGCTGCTTTCAGACTTTTGCCGAAGAGGAGGAATTAATGCAGCACGGACTAACGCACGAAGAGAATAAGACCCACCTTTGTGCCCACTGTGATCACAAAAGTTCCAATTCCAGTGACTTGAAACGCCATATCATATCTGTTCACACCAAGGACTACCCACACAAATGTGCCGTTTGTGGGAAAGGCTTCCACCGACcgtctgaactgaagaagcacTCTATGTCGCATCGAACCAAGAAACTCCATCAATGTCGGCATTGTAATTACAAAAATGCGGATCCCTTTGTTCTCAGCCGTCACATCTTGTCTGTCCACACGAAAGAACAGCAGGCCTCTCCTGAAAAGACCGAGGTTAAGAGGACAGAGACGCATACTCCCGTAGCGACGCCTAAAAAGGCCGCATCCACTGCCTCCGGTGCTTCTAACGCAAAGGGCAGAGTGAGTGCAGCCAGTTTGGCCAGCAGCGTGACTGTAGTCATTGgcaaaggacagaaagagaggaggatctATCAATGCCAGTACTGCGACTACAGCACGGGGGACGCGTCGGGGTTCAAGCGCCACGTCATTTCCATTCACACAAAAGACTACCCGCATCGTTGTGAGATCTGTTCAAAAGGCTTCCGGAGGCCTTCTGAGAAGAACCAGCATATCATGCGTCACCACAAAGACGTGGTGCAGACGGACTGA
- the prdx4 gene encoding peroxiredoxin-4, translated as MELSPCISAKKELFYSAALVVLLACTVRTAAEASPDKNSQCHNYAGGHVYPGEAFRVPVSDHSLHLSKAKISKPAPHWEGTAVINGEFKELKLSDYKGKYLVFFFYPLDFTFVCPTEIIAFSDRVHEFHAINTEVVACSVDSQFTHLAWINTPRKQGGLGPMKIPLLSDLTHQISKDYGVYLEDQGHTLRGLFIIDEKGVLRQITMNDLPVGRSVDETLRLVQAFQYTDKHGEVCPAGWKPGSDTIIPDPSGKLKYFDKLN; from the exons ATGGAGCTTTCCCCGTGCATTAGTGCGAAGAAGGAGCTTTTCTACAGCGCTGCTCTCGTGGTCCTCCTCGCCTGCACAGTCAGGACCGCGGCGGAAGCTTCCCCGGACAAAAACTCCCAGTGTCACAACTACGCGGGAGGACACGTCTATCCCGGAGAGGCTTTCCGAGTGCCCGTGTCAGATCATTCCCTGCACCTCAGCAAAGCCAAga TTTCCAAGCCTGCGCCACACTGGGAGGGAACCGCCGTCATTAATGGTGAATTCAAGGAGCTGAAGTTGTCGGACTACAAAGGGAAATATctggtctttttcttttacccTCTGGACTT CACGTTCGTCTGCCCCACCGAGATCATTGCCTTCAGCGACCGCGTGCACGAGTTCCATGCGATCAACACGGAGGTGGTCGCCTGCTCTGTGGACTCCCAGTTTACTCATCTGGCCTG GATCAATACGCCCAGAAAACAGGGCGGACTTGGACCAATGAAAATCCCTTTGCTGTCAGACCTGACTCATCAGATTTCAAAAGACTATGGAGTGTATCTGGAGGACCAAGGACACACACTGAG AGGGCTCTTCATCATTGATGAAAAAGGCgtcctgaggcagatcaccATGAACGATCTCCCAGTGGGAAGATCTGTGGATGAGACCCTCCGGCTGGTCCAGGCCTTCCAGTACACAGACAAACATGGAGAAG TGTGTCCAGCAGGATGGAAGCCAGGCAGTGACACG ATTATTCCGGATCCCTCGGGAAAGCTGAAGTATTTTGATAAACTGAACTGA
- the LOC101072266 gene encoding pyruvate dehydrogenase E1 component subunit alpha, mitochondrial-like: MLTNIGNVLRAGAQRTGAAALVSARTYSDFTTQATFEIKKCDVYKLDEAPATQVVMTRDEGLQYYRTMQTMRRMELKADQLYKQKIIRGFCHLYDGQEACAVGIEASINLTDHLITAYRAHGYTYTRGGTVKEIMAELTGRRGGIAKGKGGSMHMYCKHFYGGNGIVGAQVPLGAGVALACKYLGKNELCVALYGDGAANQGQIFETYNMAALWKLPAIFICENNRYGMGTSVERAAASTDYYKRGEFIPGLRVDGMDVLCVREATKLAAEHCRSGKGPILMELQTYRYHGHSMSDPGVSYRTRDEIQEVRGKSDPISMLKDRMLSNNMASVEELKEIDVEVRKEIEDATLFATTDPEPPLEDLCNHIFHNSPPTEVRGIHPWSKLKSVS, encoded by the exons ATGCTGACCAATATCGGTAATGTGTTGAGAGCCGGTGCTCAAAGAACG GGAGCAGCTGCCCTCGTATCAGCACGGACATATTCTGACTTCACGACCCAAGCTACCTTTGAAATCAAG AAATGCGATGTCTACAAGCTGGATGAAGCCCCAGCCACACAGGTGGTTATGACTCGCGATGAGGGTCTGCAGTATTATCGCACCATGCAGACCATGAGGCGTATGGAACTGAAGGCAGATCAGCTCTACAAGCAGAAGATTATCAGAGGATTCTGCCACTTGTATGATGGCCAG GAAGCCTGTGCAGTTGGTATTGAAGCATCGATCAATTTGACAGACCACCTGATCACTGCCTATCGCGCCCATGGCTACACATATACTAGAGGAGGGACTGTAAAGGAGATCATGGCTGAACTCACAG GTAGAAGAGGAGGTATTGCTAAGGGCAAAGGTGGCTCTATGCACATGTACTGTAAACACTTCTATGGAGGAAATGGAATCGTAGGAGCTCAG GTTCCTCTGGGTGCTGGTGTGGCTCTGGCCTGCAAATACCTCGGCAAAAATGAGCTATGTGTCGCTCTGTATGGAGACGGTGCTGCCAACCAG GGCCAAATATTTGAAACCTACAATATGGCAGCACTTTGGAAGTTGCCCGCCATATTTATTTGTGAAAACAACAGGTACGGTATGGGCACGTCAGTGGAGAGGGCTGCAGCCAGCACAGACTATTACAAGAGAGGAGAATTCATTCCTGGTCTCAGG GTGGACGGGATGGATGTTCTTTGTGTTCGGGAAGCAACAAAGCTTGCAGCTGAGCACTGCCGGTCTGGCAAG gGTCCCATTCTCATGGAACTTCAGACCTACCGCTACCACGGACACAGTATGAGTGACCCTGGTGTCAG CTACCGTACACGTGACGAGATCCAGGAGGTCCGCGGCAAGAGTGACCCCATCTCTATGTTGAAGGATCGCATGCTCAGCAACAACATGGCCAGCGTGGAGGAGCTCAag GAGATTGACGTGGAAGTGAGGAAAGAAATTGAAGATGCTACTCTGTTTGCCACCACTGACCCCGAGCCTCCCCTGGAAGACTTGTGCAACCACATCTTCCACAACAGTCCGCCAACAGAAGTACGCGGCATCCATCCGTGGTCCAAGCTGAAGTCGGTCAGCTAA